The window ATACTTTGGGTTATTTGTTTGAAGTTTTTAAGATGGAAATTTAACAGAGGCAAACTAAACTCGGGTTCGTTACATATGGTTAACTTGAAATAACATAATCTCTAAACTTTTTTAGTTGTGTCTAATATATTCGGTTCATATATGCATTAAAGGTGTTTTTGTACATTGAGGTTGATTGTTGAACACtcaatttttgtattctttAGAATGTTGATTGTATTAAGAAGGATAAAAAACCGAAACTTTGGACACTTGTTCGACACTTTAAAGTTGATAACCTATTACTAATGTATGCATAGTTTAATTAGTTTGTGTATACATCAACAACCAAAAGATCATAGATTCATATATTGAGATCGATTTGATCTTCGAACATTTGCGTAGAAACTATGTTTGTCAAAAACTCCAACTTTGATAAATCCTCATATGTAGAAGCATCAAAATTCTCTTTGATGTCTCTAGACATGTTTGTTAAAACAATAattaccaatcacaaattgacACATCATTTAACAAATTAACAACAGAGATATGAATAATTGAATTTGAGGCTAATTAAAAGTTGTTATATTTTCCAAACTGAAATTGAACACATAAATTCGTTACACCACATGTTTACATGTTGATTAATTGATTAGATTATATTTTCGTGCTTCTATTTTTAAATCGAGTAGATAGAATTGAAAATTCGAGGATAATTACTATAAGTAgcaattttaggaataataattaagtatataaaaatatttttaaaaaattgcaaatatagcaaaacatATTCTTATGAtgctatatttacaatattttttaaattgttgttatatattttattagttttgaatGTTTTATTTGCTATTATCCCAAAATTTCACCTAATTTTATTtggataaaaaaattaaaaaagcaattttaaattaattattttgattttgaataagaaatatttgaaaggaatgtatttaaaattatatttttgatcggtaatggaaaagaaaagaaaaactaaaaagaaaaggaaagactatgttttgaatttttgttaaCAATTCATTTATTAATTGAAATGTGAGGAAATGAAAAATTTGGGAAAGAAAAGTTAATTTTCcctaaatattttattataataagagagagagagaaagagaaaataaagaaGTGAACCCTGGGCCCGTGGCCGAGGCTTTCTTCTTTCCCACACCCTTCTATCtttctattattctctatctaaGCCGTCTCCTATCGACGTCCAGCTCCTCCACATCGTCAACCACCCAGCTTTCTTTCTCCTCCCTCCGCCACCCACTCACCGCCACGGAAGGGGTAACATCGGAAATTTCCTTTTGATCAAAACaatttttcttataattttcattttcaaatccTATTGTCTCTATTTATTCCATACTCAAAAATTGATTTCAAATCTACTTTTGATTTGAAATCCTCCTCCATAATCGAGTGGGTTTCAAGCTACGGGTTAACGTTATATATTTCCTAGGAAATCATCACTTGAAGAAATCTAAATTTTCGATTGTTCGCATGATTTGAGATAGTCAAAGATCGATGTTCtagggtttttttctttttttttttggtttttggaTCGGTCCGTCGTTCGCTTTAGTCTATCTATGAAATTTGGTTGGAGTTATTCAAGAGATGTATAGCAATTTCAAGGAGCAAGCTATTGAATACGTGAAGCAGGCGGTACATGAAGATAATGCTGGCAATTACGCAAAAGCCTTTCCGCTGTATATGAACGCCTTGGAGTACTTCAAAACTCATTTGAAGTATGAGAAAAATCCCAAGATCAAGGAAGCTATTACCCAGAAATTCACCGAGTATTTGCGCCGGGCTGAGGAAATACGTGCTGTTTTGGATGATGGCGGTCCTGGTCCGGCTTCCAATGGTGATGCAGCTGTTGCAACTAAGCCCAAGACGAAACCTAAGGATGGAGAAGGAGGAGATGGAGAGGATCCAGAACAGGCTAAGTTACGGGCTGGTCTTAATTCCGCGATCATAAGGGAGAAGCCGGATGTTAAGTGGAACGATGTTGCTGGATTGGAGAGCGCCAAGCAGGCATTGCAAGAGGCTGTCATATTACCCGTTAAGTTCCCTCAGTTCTTTACTGGTTAGTTTCATTTTGCTTCTTTCGATCTACTGCCGTATTGATCTTTGTTGTCTCATGTCAGTATAGTCGTGTTCCCTCTTTGAGCTGAGATTTTTTTCACTTCACGTTTGAGTTTGATTAGATCATTAGATGTATAATGATTACAATTATCTTCTAGTTTAATTATAATGGTGCTTACTTATAAATAAAATCATATCGAAGATAATTGTTGACCTTTACTTAGGTAAGAGGCGACCATGGCGAGCTTTCTTGTTATATGGGCCTCCTGGAACTGGAAAATCATACTTGGCAAAGGCTGTTGCGACAGAGGCTGACTCGACATTTTTCAGGTAATGATCCTCTGAGGTTTGAGTATATGAACTTGTCTTGTGTGATTTTTATGGTAGTCATATATTTCTAACTTTCCTAGATATTATCTTTTAACGTGGCTGTGTGAGCAACTTACAACCCTCAAGTTCTCATGCGACTTTTTTATATGTCATCAACAACATTTGTGAACTCTGTGTTGCTTTCTTTGTTCTTATGAAAATTGCAGCAAGTATGAACAATATCATTTTAAAGTGGTGtctctaattaaataaatatttttcatgcATTAGAGTTGAGGATATTAGGAATTATTAGCAGATATGGCTGTAGGGAATTTCATTTTCTAAATGTTTTATTTAACCATGTCTCAAGAATTAATGATTCGAAGTAAGATGGCCTGTTGCTTGAAGTAAGATGGGAGGTTTCCTAGGCCTTCATCCATTTTGTTGGTATAGTGTAATTTGTTGTAGTTATTGCAAttattttgttctattttgttcattttttaattcttgAATTGGTGGGCTTTAAATCTTGATTCTATAGAAGAACAATAATGGAGATATTTGTTGATTACTCTTAAGAGTTTTAGATGGTTAGATTGGACCATCTATTTGTTTGGCAGGAAACTTAAGAGGAACATATGATTGAAGGTAAAGGTAAGTACTGAAGCCGGaagtttaatataatttataaaagGTTTGGCAAAGTAGCAATTTTAATTCAGAAGATGCATTTGTGTCACGTTTTAAGTGGTACAAGTGCAACCTACCCTTTCTTTTGCTCTGCATAAGCAAAAGACAACAAATGCTATTGAATCTTTTCTGGGTGTGGCCTCTTAGACATTAAAATAAGAATTGTCTAGATTCAAATTGTGATCTTCCACTTTTTACTTGCTTCTTGAACTTATTACAGTTCTAGGCTTTGAAAAAATTTAAGGAATACAGTTAGCTATCTTTTTAATAATTTACTTCATTGAAATAAGTTCAAATGCCTTTTGTGGCTATAGACAGTTTGAATTCATTGAATAGCCTCAAGTGCTTATAGAGTGGGGAAtgcaaaaacaaaaatgacttgCAAAATATTTCCAACTTCTGGTCGTAAAAAAATAAGGGACAGATACAAAAACAACTTTTGGTTATCCATTTTCTTTGCTTTCATTCCCATTCTATTCAATTACGGGGCATAGACACACCACATTCTATTTGGATACTTTTGGCGGTTATTTGAATGAAAATTATCATTAAACTCAGCTATTTGCTGTTTCCTACCTCTTGCTTTAAATTGagtattttcttttctctattATCTGCTGGTAGCATTTCTTCTTCGGACCTTGTCTCGAAATGGATGGGTGAAAGTGAGAAGCTAGTTTCAAATCTTTTTCAAATGGCTCGTGATAGTGCTCCGTCTATCATCTTTATTGATGAAATAGATTCATTGTGTGGTCAACGAGGTGAAGGTAATGAAAGTGAAGCTTCAAGACGCATTAAGACTGAACTTCTTGTGCAAATGCAGGTATTGTTTGTTTGTAGTGTAACAGCGTGAGTATTTTGTGTACTAAAGAAGGGAtgttgattattattatttttgcgTCCTTTTGCTCATTTCATTGTCTTGAGAATGCTCATTTTCAGAAAATATCTCCTTCCTGCTGACCTACATCCAAGTGTTTTTTAGCCTGTTGAAAGTTGACTTAAATTGTATCTATAGGGTTTTGTGATACCGTCTAATTACTTGTTCCTACGATTCTACCCTTCTATCTGGGCTTTAACTGCTTAAATAAAGCTTTAGAATATCTGGCTTGTTTCATAGCTTGTCAGTATCCAAAGTTTTTCAACTTTGATATGTGTATTGGGTTCTGTACCTTGTTCACATTCTAAAATTTGGTAGTTGGGCATTGGGCATTGACGTGGACCTGGATGGGAAACCCTGAGGCTGAGGGTCTGTAACTCATTGGCATTTTCTCTTTGTTACCAACCCTTGAACATCTGTTCCACATGTTACGCCGTTTGTTTTTTCTGTTTGCTTGCGTACCATCTTTGTATTGAATAATTTGTTTGATGAATTTTGATGCACGATGAAACTTGCTCAATGAAAATGTAGTTCAATTTCTAATTGCAATTAAATAATCTACTCATGTGTTACTAACTCAGCAAAAATTTATTGTctgtgttattttattttggagaaGATTTATAATTCATTTCATGAATAAATTAGGGAAAGAAGATGTAAAATATTTGGACGTCTGGAGAGAGatttttttgtttatgtatcacgttttttcttttccctcaaACAATCAAGTTTAATGATACCTTGATTGGATTCATTAGAAGTTTGTTTTTGAACTATTTTTTTAGAATGGTATCTGTTCTATTGGAATCATCACGAGTGTGTAATTCCATAAGAAGGAACAACTTTacctatttaaaaaatagttcaTCCCCGAGAGCAAAGTGaacaagggaaaaaaaaaaaaagaaaaaaagaaaacagaatCATAAAAATAGTTATCCAAATCcaagtttgtttttatttaattttatttcagAGAAACAGAAAACTGATTTGGGTTTCAAACTAGATCTGTGAATATTATCTCTACCTTGTTACTATTTTTACTTGAAAGCTGAACTATATATATCTCTTGCATTAATAGGGTGTAGGACACAATGATCAAAAGGTTCTTGTTCTTGCTGCAACAAATACTCCATATGCTTTGGATCAGGTGAAGAGGAAATTGTCTTTTTCCATATCATGTAAAGGATTACAGAAGTTTAATGCATATCTGACTGATAAGTGTGGTTTACAGGCCATTCGTCGACGATTCGACAAGCGAATATACATTCCTCTACCTGATTTGAAAGCCAGACAGCATATGTTCAAAGTTCTGAgaattctattttattttctccAATAAAagcaagtttttttttttgctgtcgTCTCCATGAACTTTGCTAATTATCCTAGATGTATTTAAATAGGTGCATCTGGGGGATACACCACATAATTTAACAGAAGCAGATTTTGAAAACTTAGCACGCAGGACAGATGGTTTCTCGGGTTCAGATATTTCAGTTTGTGTAAGTGTGTAATATTTGTTGGACAACGATGAACTGAAATCTTTCATTGGTGGCTTGAATTTATATCAGAGATTAGTCGGAAGGTAGCTCATGGGTCCCTTTAATTTGCAGGTGAAGGATGTGCTCTTCGAACCTGTACGTAAAACTCAAGATGCTATGTTCTTCATTAAGACTCCTGATGGTATGTGGGTACCTTGTGGACCAAAGCAACAAGGCGCTGTCCAAATTAGCATGCAAGAGTTGGCAGCCAAAGGACTTGCCTCAAAGGTACATCACATCTTAACATCCTAGATGAATGTTTAGATTAAAATTTAGTTACTTGCAACTTTCACAAAGTGACAAGCTTGCTGATGTGATAATATACACATACTAATATATTTTAACACTTCTTGCATTGTGTTCGGTTTGATGCCACTTTGTTGATAGCTCAATGGTGATGAGTCTCATGACTGATAATTCTCATAATTCTATGATTAAAATTTTTCTCGTCTTGATAGGAATCTATTCATCTTTATTCTATAGGATTATTGAGCTGCTTTTGTATGATatcatattttcttttagagaaaaaaagGCATTTTATGCATTGTCCAATGCATTGTCCAAAAATGAAGTTTTTATACGTGCGTATATATGTACCCGTACATGTTGAAGAAGATCTATTATTCGATCAGGGAATgctttataataataatttgacaAAGTCACTGGTTGATAGGTGGAATTCCATTCTTTATCTCGCTAAACGTTTGGTTATTTCGGTGCAGATTCTTCCTCCACCAATTACAAGAACAGATTTTGACAAGGTCTTGGCTAGACAAAGGCCTACGGTGAGTAAATCTGATCTGGAAATTCATGAAAGGTTTACAAAAGAGTTTGGGGAGGAAGGTTGAGGAGTGAGTGTGTTATAGTTTTATCGAGTCTTATCTCAATCATCACTGTTGCATACAACCCATCAGAGTTGTATTTTATTTGTTCCAGCTTcaacaaatttatatatttttcaattgtCCATTGAAGGAGAAGCAAATATGAACATTTTGTATTGAGCAGAAACATTGAAATCTGACCTTTCTTATATTTGATGCCTCCAATTTGTGTATAAAATAGTTACAAGAATTGAAATAACGAATGGTGTTTGCTTAGTGATATTCTTGGCATTTAGATACATAATTATGAAGCGCATAACATTATTTACTGTATGTATGATAGATGTTTGTCCTCTAGGTTCTAacattaaaatttcaaatcgAAGCATTATTATTTTTGAGATATTAATTTTAGTTTGACTTCGTCCTTAACTCACCATTAATCCATTGGGAATTAAAATAAGTGCTTTCCCCGAAACTTTGGTTGACCCCTACCTTGCTCCCTGGGGGAGGTGTCCATAATCTACATTTCACTTGTGTACTTATTCCCTTGGTTGATTATCTTCTATAGAATTGTCAATTGTAAGGGTAGAAATCTATAATTGCACGAGCTTTAGTAGTTTAAGTTCAAGCTTCTGCTCTATTGACATGGTCATTCACACCACTAATTCCACAAGAAATGTCACTTttataataaagaaaatagaGGGAACAAAATGTAAAAAAATAGACAAGGTTTTTCGATTGATTTCAAGCCAAACTTGCTAcaaaatttgtttgttttacataatttcattttttaaaatgcatAATATTTGGATGTGTAAGTGTGCATACACAAACCATCCGACCATGTTCGATTAtagtttattaaaatatttttgggACACAATTAGTATTTTGTCCTTGTAATCCTACACGtctatatttaaatatttacatATTTGAATTTTCAAACCTCTCTTACGTTTTTAAGGTAAGACAAAAAGGATGAATGCGTAGATGTACTATATACTATGGAACCAAATAAGAAAAAGATTATAAGGTCAACGTTCAACGTTTCACACGTCAAATTTTGATTATACATTTTAAATGTTtccataaataaaataaagttacaAAGATTAACGTGAAAACAACATTATAATAGTAATGTTCCACAAACTTAACAAAGGTGCATGAAAATAGTAGAGATGGAAGAGAAACGTTGAGATTtcttgaaaattgaaaattggtgGATGAAATTCATCAATTTGGATAAAGTTGAAACCTAAATCTTTTTGTACGCATGCATATCACTCAACATATCCAAACAAAATACAAAACCTCCATTGCTATCTATATATCCAATCAAATTAAAACACTTTCAttctcaatcttcttcttcttcttcttcttcttcttcttcttcttcattgatCGAACATTCTACCAAACCAATGGTAGCCTCTGCCGCTGCCCACTTGCACACTGCAATGGCATTGCAGAAAATCACCAACTCCAACATGCCACAGGTGAGGTTCTGTAATGGAGAATTCATGGGGAAGAAGCTCAAATTGCAAAATAcgaaacaaaatattaattgcGTTCCAAATCTCAAACGGAAACTTTGTGTCTCTTCTCTTATTGCCAATATAGCAGCTGAATCCAAGGTGGAGCTAAATTAGCTAATGCAATAATGCTTTCAAGTTTTGTTCAACAATATGTTCATTTAACGATGTGGTTCAATGTCGTATATAGTTGAGAGGATTGAATATGGAAAAACGTGACTCGAGAACGGTGGTGGCGGTTATACTTGGAGGTGGAGCGGGTACTCGTTTGTTCCCGCTCACTAAACAGAGAGCAAAACCGGCGGTGATTATTGGATTATTGCCTCTTTATAAATCTCTGTTCTTATCGGATTTGTTTGAACCTTCAGTTTTACATAAATTGCAGGTTCCGATCGGTGGAGCTTACAGGCTGATTGATGTGCCGATGAGCAATTGCATAAACAGTGGAATCAACAAGGTTTACATTCTTACACAGTTCAATTCCGCATCGCTCAATAGGCATCTCGCTCGCGCTTACAATTTCGGTAGCGGGGTCACCTTAGGAGATGGTTTCGTTGAGGTAATTTCTTCATTCTTCATGTCGGTTCGTCGTTTTGGATTTTCAAATGGAGAGATGAAAGATTTCGACGAGATTCTCATCATCTCGCTGCAGGTTCTAGCAGCCACTCAAACTCCAGGAGAAGCCGGGAAGCAGTGGTTTCAGGGGACCGCCGATGCCGTACGACAGTTCCATTGGCTTTTTGAGGTATTTAGATATCAGAAATCACTTTCTTCGTTAA is drawn from Cucumis melo cultivar AY chromosome 11, USDA_Cmelo_AY_1.0, whole genome shotgun sequence and contains these coding sequences:
- the LOC103497940 gene encoding protein SUPPRESSOR OF K(+) TRANSPORT GROWTH DEFECT 1, whose protein sequence is MYSNFKEQAIEYVKQAVHEDNAGNYAKAFPLYMNALEYFKTHLKYEKNPKIKEAITQKFTEYLRRAEEIRAVLDDGGPGPASNGDAAVATKPKTKPKDGEGGDGEDPEQAKLRAGLNSAIIREKPDVKWNDVAGLESAKQALQEAVILPVKFPQFFTGKRRPWRAFLLYGPPGTGKSYLAKAVATEADSTFFSISSSDLVSKWMGESEKLVSNLFQMARDSAPSIIFIDEIDSLCGQRGEGNESEASRRIKTELLVQMQGVGHNDQKVLVLAATNTPYALDQAIRRRFDKRIYIPLPDLKARQHMFKVHLGDTPHNLTEADFENLARRTDGFSGSDISVCVKDVLFEPVRKTQDAMFFIKTPDGMWVPCGPKQQGAVQISMQELAAKGLASKILPPPITRTDFDKVLARQRPTVSKSDLEIHERFTKEFGEEG